Proteins from one Streptomyces sp. NBC_00289 genomic window:
- a CDS encoding PH domain-containing protein, which yields METGSPHDTGPAGTAGAAEDEPGWIGLPPGLLRMRRLLLVVWLGLLAVGLGLLLGLTAGPVWAAFALVPLVLIAWGWVLLGRNWRSWRYAERVDDLLISRGVLWREETVVPYGRMQLVEVTSGPVERHFGLASVQLHTAAAATDATIPGLDPAEAERLRDRLTELGEARSAGL from the coding sequence ATGGAGACGGGGAGCCCGCACGACACGGGGCCGGCGGGTACAGCGGGGGCGGCCGAGGACGAGCCCGGATGGATCGGGCTGCCGCCGGGGCTGCTACGGATGCGACGGCTGTTGCTGGTGGTGTGGCTGGGGCTGCTCGCCGTCGGCCTGGGGCTGTTGCTGGGGCTGACGGCCGGGCCCGTCTGGGCCGCCTTCGCTCTGGTGCCGCTCGTGCTGATCGCCTGGGGCTGGGTGCTCCTTGGCCGCAACTGGCGCTCCTGGCGGTACGCCGAGCGGGTCGACGACCTGCTGATCAGCCGGGGTGTGCTGTGGCGCGAGGAGACCGTCGTGCCGTACGGGCGGATGCAGTTGGTCGAGGTCACCTCCGGACCCGTCGAGCGGCACTTCGGGCTGGCCAGCGTGCAGTTGCACACGGCCGCCGCGGCGACCGACGCGACCATCCCCGGCCTCGACCCGGCCGAGGCGGAACGGCTGCGCGACCGGCTCACCGAGCTCGGCGAAGCCCGATCGGCGGGGCTGTGA
- a CDS encoding PH domain-containing protein, with protein MTAPGLDDDIRAKPPVTERRLHPVTPLRRAWAPIAVIAGWAVHDPDQAQRQLTRLTTTTLLIALATVVPAAALYGFLTWWFTHFAVTDSELRIRTGLLFRRTAHIRLERIQAVDVTQPLLARVAGVAKLKLDVVGADKKDELAFLGEDEARALRAELLARAAGFAPETAHEVGEAPSRQLLHVPPGVLAVSLLLTGATWGSLAAALVVPPLLWLATHSLWTVLATGLPLLGAAGASSVGRFVAEYDWSVGESPDGLRIDHGLLDRTHETVPPGRVQTVRIVEPLLWRRRGWVRVELDVAGSSNSVLVPVAPREIAEAVVARVLPGVTVPPRAALTRPPRCARWCTPVWWRGYGFTATDAVFVARHGLLRRSLALVPHAKVQSVRLTQGPWKRARGLADVHVDTGANKTVTARLRDAREAQGLLREQAERSRTGRRGARPDRWMA; from the coding sequence GTGACCGCGCCGGGCCTGGACGACGACATACGTGCGAAACCGCCCGTCACCGAGCGTCGGCTGCACCCCGTCACCCCGCTCCGACGGGCGTGGGCGCCGATAGCGGTGATCGCCGGATGGGCCGTCCACGACCCCGACCAGGCGCAGCGCCAGCTGACCCGGCTGACGACCACCACACTGCTGATCGCGCTCGCCACGGTCGTACCGGCCGCCGCCCTCTACGGCTTTCTGACCTGGTGGTTCACCCACTTCGCGGTGACGGACTCGGAACTGCGCATCCGTACCGGGCTGCTGTTCCGGCGCACCGCGCACATCCGGCTGGAGCGCATTCAGGCGGTCGACGTCACCCAGCCGCTGCTCGCCCGGGTCGCGGGCGTCGCCAAACTCAAACTCGATGTCGTCGGCGCGGACAAGAAGGACGAACTCGCCTTCCTGGGCGAGGACGAGGCCCGTGCGCTGCGCGCCGAACTGCTGGCGCGGGCGGCCGGGTTCGCCCCCGAGACCGCGCACGAGGTCGGCGAGGCACCGTCCCGGCAGCTGCTGCACGTGCCGCCCGGCGTCCTCGCCGTCTCGCTGCTGCTGACCGGCGCGACCTGGGGCTCGCTGGCCGCCGCGCTCGTCGTACCGCCGCTGCTGTGGCTGGCCACCCACAGCCTGTGGACAGTCCTCGCCACCGGTCTGCCGCTGCTCGGCGCGGCGGGCGCGAGCAGCGTGGGGCGGTTCGTCGCGGAGTACGACTGGTCGGTCGGCGAGTCGCCCGACGGACTGCGGATCGACCACGGACTCCTCGACCGCACCCACGAGACCGTGCCGCCCGGACGCGTGCAGACCGTACGCATCGTGGAGCCACTGCTGTGGCGGCGGCGCGGCTGGGTGCGGGTCGAGCTCGACGTGGCCGGTTCGTCCAATTCCGTACTGGTGCCGGTCGCGCCGCGGGAGATCGCCGAAGCGGTCGTCGCGCGTGTGCTCCCCGGCGTGACCGTCCCGCCGCGGGCCGCCCTGACACGGCCGCCCCGGTGCGCCCGGTGGTGCACGCCCGTGTGGTGGCGGGGATACGGATTCACCGCCACGGACGCGGTGTTCGTCGCGCGGCACGGACTGCTGCGGCGGAGCCTGGCGCTGGTCCCGCACGCGAAGGTGCAGAGCGTACGGCTGACGCAGGGCCCCTGGAAGCGCGCCCGCGGCCTCGCCGACGTCCACGTGGACACGGGAGCGAACAAGACGGTGACGGCCCGGCTCCGCGACGCGCGCGAGGCGCAGGGCCTGCTGCGCGAGCAGGCGGAGCGGTCGCGGACGGGGCGGCGGGGGGCGCGGCCGGACCGCTGGATGGCCTGA
- a CDS encoding alpha/beta hydrolase produces the protein MGLTSNAALTLAILFAVLLFAGTVWQWPRLARRNWRAVSGRVGLLFATQLALFATLGLAANQAFGFYATWADLFGQEDGQGVVVDHASGSGSGGPLQVVDTRRVKERGGSRPESGGQVQRVDIVGRSTHIATPAYVYLPPEYFQPRYRTRTFPAAVVLTGYPGTAQALVDKLHYPRTALELAKNGRVQPMILVMLRPTVAPPRDTECVDVPGGPQTESFFAEDLPEAVVAHYRVGKKPGSWGIIGDSTGGYCALKLAMHHPGVYAAGAGLSPYYKAPIDPTTGDLFQGDEEVRDRSDLWWCLKHLPAPDTSLLVSSSRIGESNYEDTLRFIDQVKATGLTRISSIILDSGGHNFNTWRREIPGTLQWISGRLSGR, from the coding sequence ATGGGTCTCACGAGCAACGCGGCACTGACGCTGGCGATCCTGTTCGCCGTTCTGCTGTTCGCCGGCACGGTGTGGCAGTGGCCGCGGCTGGCGCGCCGGAACTGGCGGGCCGTCAGCGGTCGCGTCGGCCTCCTCTTCGCCACCCAGCTGGCGCTGTTCGCGACGCTGGGACTGGCCGCCAACCAGGCCTTCGGGTTCTACGCCACCTGGGCGGACCTGTTCGGCCAGGAGGACGGTCAGGGTGTGGTCGTCGACCACGCGTCCGGTTCCGGTTCGGGCGGCCCGCTCCAGGTCGTGGACACCCGGCGGGTCAAGGAGCGGGGCGGCTCCCGGCCGGAGTCCGGCGGACAGGTGCAGCGCGTCGACATCGTGGGCCGGTCGACCCACATCGCCACACCGGCGTACGTGTACCTCCCACCGGAGTACTTCCAGCCGCGGTACCGCACGCGTACCTTCCCGGCGGCCGTCGTACTCACCGGATATCCGGGCACCGCCCAGGCGCTCGTGGACAAACTGCACTACCCGCGTACGGCCCTGGAGCTCGCCAAGAACGGGCGCGTGCAGCCGATGATCCTGGTGATGCTGCGGCCGACGGTGGCGCCGCCGCGGGACACGGAGTGCGTCGACGTGCCCGGCGGCCCGCAGACCGAGTCCTTCTTCGCCGAGGACCTGCCCGAGGCCGTGGTGGCCCACTACCGGGTGGGCAAGAAGCCGGGCAGCTGGGGCATCATCGGCGACTCCACGGGCGGCTACTGCGCACTCAAGCTCGCGATGCACCACCCCGGCGTGTACGCGGCCGGGGCCGGCCTGTCGCCGTACTACAAGGCACCGATCGACCCCACCACGGGCGACCTCTTCCAGGGCGACGAGGAAGTGCGCGACCGGTCGGACCTGTGGTGGTGCCTCAAGCACCTCCCCGCCCCGGACACCTCACTGCTCGTCAGCAGCAGCAGGATCGGCGAGTCCAACTACGAGGACACGCTCAGATTCATAGACCAGGTGAAGGCCACCGGACTCACGCGGATCTCCTCGATCATCCTCGACAGCGGCGGCCACAACTTCAACACCTGGAGGCGCGAGATTCCGGGGACACTGCAGTGGATCAGCGGGCGGTTGAGCGGCCGGTAA
- a CDS encoding transposase, whose product MARHKKTAADLGAWLCFEDEAGQGLRPPKGRTWGRRGHTPVVRVTAAGTKRISMAALICTKSGHRARLIYRIHLDRGPAKGRRKGFTETDYARLLDAAHQQLGGPIVLVWDNLNTHVSRTMRELIDARLWLTVYQLPAYAPEFNPVEGVWSHLKRSLANLTKHSLDQLTTLVKNRLKRMQYRPGLIDGLIAKTGLDFQPP is encoded by the coding sequence GTGGCCCGTCATAAAAAGACGGCGGCGGACCTGGGCGCCTGGCTCTGCTTCGAGGACGAAGCTGGCCAGGGGCTGAGGCCGCCCAAAGGCCGAACCTGGGGCCGACGAGGCCACACGCCCGTCGTGCGCGTCACCGCGGCGGGCACCAAGCGCATCTCCATGGCGGCACTGATCTGCACCAAGTCCGGCCACCGGGCCCGGCTGATCTACCGCATTCATCTCGACCGCGGCCCCGCCAAAGGCCGGCGCAAGGGCTTCACCGAGACCGACTACGCTCGCCTGCTCGACGCCGCACACCAGCAACTCGGCGGCCCGATCGTCCTGGTCTGGGACAATCTGAACACGCACGTCAGCCGCACCATGCGGGAGCTGATCGACGCCCGATTATGGCTGACCGTTTACCAACTCCCCGCGTACGCGCCCGAGTTCAACCCGGTCGAGGGCGTGTGGTCGCACCTGAAGCGGTCCCTGGCCAACCTCACCAAACACAGCCTCGACCAGCTCACCACGCTGGTGAAGAACCGGCTCAAACGGATGCAGTACCGCCCTGGCCTCATCGACGGCCTCATCGCCAAGACCGGCCTCGACTTCCAACCGCCGTAA
- a CDS encoding winged helix-turn-helix domain-containing protein has product MRYPDGGGLTAEERVRRERVRLAAADLIEAGASDREVARRFRVTRMSANRWRRGLASGGRQALVSKGPGGARCKLDARQLRALEAVLDAGPAAAGWSDQCWTLARIAEVVRRRFGVEYTLAGMDLLLHRIGWSVQVPSRKATERDEAKVAAWKDEQWPVIKRRRRTWAPGSASRTKLARG; this is encoded by the coding sequence ATGAGGTATCCCGATGGCGGAGGGCTGACGGCTGAGGAGCGGGTTCGGCGTGAGCGGGTCCGGTTGGCGGCCGCTGATCTGATCGAGGCGGGGGCCAGTGACCGGGAGGTGGCCCGGCGGTTCAGGGTGACCCGGATGTCAGCGAACCGCTGGCGTCGGGGGTTGGCTTCGGGTGGTCGGCAGGCACTGGTCTCCAAGGGCCCGGGCGGTGCCCGCTGCAAGCTTGATGCGCGCCAACTGCGTGCGCTGGAAGCGGTGTTGGACGCTGGGCCGGCCGCCGCCGGCTGGAGCGACCAGTGCTGGACTCTGGCGAGGATCGCCGAGGTCGTGCGCCGACGGTTCGGCGTGGAGTACACCCTGGCCGGGATGGACCTGCTGCTGCACCGCATCGGCTGGAGCGTGCAGGTCCCCTCCCGCAAGGCCACCGAGCGCGACGAGGCGAAGGTCGCCGCCTGGAAGGACGAGCAGTGGCCCGTCATAAAAAGACGGCGGCGGACCTGGGCGCCTGGCTCTGCTTCGAGGACGAAGCTGGCCAGGGGCTGA
- a CDS encoding phosphatidylglycerol lysyltransferase domain-containing protein, protein MSVEVPKRSHSVQRALRGPRPEVIPVLIARACALVGLLDIAAGVFPRFRHSRMHTVAEVLPGALGPFAAALSLSSGVLLLLLAHGLRRRKRRAWRAAVALLPAGAMAQLTYRHSLLGVVISLALLAPLLRHRDQFAALPDPRSRWRALANFVLMGAGSLVLGLVIVSVHPNRLVGDPSLADRITHVLYGLFGFEGPVDYQGNTSWTVAFSLGALGLLTAVTTIYLAFRPEHPAARLTEDDEARLRVLLDKHGGRDSLGHFALRRDKAVVFSPSGKAAVTYRVVSGVMLASGDPIGDVEAWPGAIERFMDEATAHSWTPAVMGCSETGGEVWTRETGLDALELGDEAVVDVADFSLAGRAMRNVRQMVKRIERAGYETRVRRVRDLGEAELERIRRAAEDWRGTDTERGFSMALGRIGDPADGDCLIATAHKADERPGPYGDLKAVLHFVPWGTDGASLDLMRRDRAADPGMNELLIVAALQAAPKLGIARVSLNFAMFRAALARGEKIGAGPVLRAWRGLLVFLSRWFQIESLYKFNAKFQPRWEPRFVVYRASGDLPRIGFAAMQAEGFVDLALPLPRFLRRRTATPRVCTHGTAERDVRAA, encoded by the coding sequence ATGTCGGTAGAGGTTCCGAAACGATCACATTCGGTCCAGCGTGCGCTGCGTGGCCCGCGCCCCGAGGTGATTCCCGTCCTCATCGCCAGGGCCTGCGCTCTGGTCGGTCTCCTGGACATCGCCGCGGGCGTCTTCCCGCGCTTCCGGCACAGCCGTATGCACACCGTCGCCGAGGTGCTGCCCGGCGCGCTCGGCCCGTTCGCGGCCGCGCTCTCGCTCAGCAGCGGTGTGTTGTTGCTGCTGCTCGCCCACGGACTGCGGCGCCGCAAGCGCCGGGCGTGGCGCGCCGCCGTGGCCCTGCTGCCGGCGGGCGCGATGGCGCAGCTGACGTACCGGCACTCGCTGCTCGGCGTGGTCATCTCGCTCGCGCTGCTCGCGCCCCTGCTGCGCCACCGCGACCAGTTCGCGGCGCTGCCCGATCCGCGCAGCCGGTGGCGCGCGCTCGCCAACTTCGTCCTCATGGGTGCCGGTTCCCTCGTTCTCGGACTGGTCATCGTCAGCGTCCACCCGAATCGCCTGGTCGGCGACCCGAGCCTGGCCGATCGCATTACGCACGTCCTGTACGGCCTGTTCGGCTTCGAGGGCCCGGTCGACTACCAGGGCAACACCTCGTGGACAGTCGCCTTCTCCCTCGGCGCCCTCGGCCTGCTCACCGCCGTCACCACGATCTACCTCGCGTTCCGGCCCGAGCACCCGGCCGCGCGGCTGACGGAGGACGACGAGGCCAGGCTGCGGGTCCTGCTGGACAAGCACGGCGGCCGCGACTCGCTCGGCCACTTCGCGCTGCGCCGCGACAAGGCGGTCGTCTTCTCGCCCAGCGGCAAGGCGGCCGTCACCTACCGGGTCGTGTCCGGGGTGATGCTCGCCAGCGGCGATCCGATCGGGGACGTCGAGGCGTGGCCGGGCGCCATCGAACGCTTCATGGACGAGGCCACGGCCCACTCCTGGACGCCCGCCGTCATGGGCTGCTCCGAGACCGGCGGCGAGGTCTGGACCCGCGAGACGGGCCTGGACGCCCTCGAACTGGGCGACGAGGCGGTGGTGGACGTCGCGGATTTCTCGCTCGCCGGCCGCGCGATGCGCAACGTACGCCAGATGGTCAAGCGCATCGAGCGGGCCGGTTACGAGACCCGGGTCCGACGCGTCCGTGACCTCGGCGAGGCCGAACTGGAGCGGATCCGCCGCGCCGCCGAGGACTGGCGCGGCACCGACACCGAGCGCGGCTTCTCCATGGCGCTGGGCCGCATCGGCGACCCGGCCGACGGGGACTGCCTGATCGCCACCGCCCACAAGGCGGACGAGCGGCCGGGCCCCTACGGCGACCTCAAGGCCGTCCTGCACTTCGTGCCCTGGGGCACCGACGGCGCCTCCCTGGACCTGATGCGCCGTGACCGCGCTGCCGACCCCGGCATGAACGAACTCCTCATCGTGGCGGCCCTCCAGGCGGCGCCGAAGCTCGGCATCGCGCGCGTGTCGCTCAACTTCGCGATGTTCCGCGCGGCGCTCGCCCGCGGCGAGAAGATCGGCGCGGGCCCGGTGCTGCGCGCCTGGCGTGGACTGCTGGTCTTCCTCTCCCGCTGGTTCCAGATCGAGTCCCTGTACAAGTTCAACGCGAAGTTCCAGCCCCGCTGGGAGCCCCGCTTCGTCGTCTACCGCGCCTCGGGAGACCTGCCCCGCATCGGCTTCGCCGCCATGCAGGCGGAGGGCTTCGTCGACCTCGCCCTCCCGCTGCCCCGCTTCCTGCGCCGCCGTACGGCCACCCCGCGCGTGTGCACCCACGGCACGGCGGAACGCGACGTCCGCGCGGCGTGA
- the folP gene encoding dihydropteroate synthase, giving the protein MSKQSGRGHVAGLPEWDRCAVMGVVNVTPDSFSDGGRWFDTTAAVKHGLALVGEGADLVDVGGESTRPGATRVDEAEELRRVVPVVRGLASEGVTVSVDTMRASVAAQALAAGAALVNDVSGGLADPAMIPVVAEAGAPFVVMHWRGFLEGGNVRGVYEDVVREVVDELHARVEAVLAGGVTPDRVVVDPGLGFSKDAEHDLVLLAHLDRLLALGHPVLVAASRKRFLGRVLAGPEGAPPPARERDAATAAVSALAAHAGAWAARVHEVRATADAVRVARAVEGARTENNAPGAAGREGAR; this is encoded by the coding sequence ATGAGCAAGCAGAGCGGACGCGGGCACGTCGCGGGCCTACCGGAATGGGACCGTTGCGCGGTCATGGGAGTCGTGAACGTCACCCCCGACTCCTTCTCCGACGGCGGCCGCTGGTTCGACACGACGGCCGCCGTCAAACACGGCCTCGCCCTGGTCGGCGAGGGTGCCGACCTGGTCGACGTCGGCGGCGAGTCCACCCGCCCCGGCGCCACCCGCGTCGACGAGGCCGAAGAGCTCAGGCGCGTGGTCCCGGTCGTCCGCGGGCTGGCCTCCGAGGGCGTGACGGTGTCCGTCGACACCATGCGCGCCTCGGTCGCCGCCCAGGCCCTCGCCGCCGGTGCCGCCCTCGTCAACGACGTGAGCGGCGGCCTCGCCGACCCCGCGATGATCCCGGTGGTGGCGGAGGCGGGCGCCCCGTTCGTCGTCATGCACTGGCGCGGCTTCCTGGAGGGCGGCAACGTCAGGGGCGTCTATGAGGACGTCGTCCGGGAGGTCGTCGACGAACTGCACGCGCGCGTGGAGGCCGTCCTGGCCGGCGGTGTCACCCCCGACCGCGTCGTCGTCGACCCCGGCCTCGGCTTCTCCAAGGACGCCGAGCACGACCTCGTCCTGCTGGCCCACCTCGACCGCCTGCTCGCCTTGGGCCACCCGGTTCTCGTCGCCGCCTCCCGCAAGCGCTTCCTCGGCCGTGTCCTGGCCGGCCCCGAGGGTGCGCCGCCGCCCGCGCGCGAGCGCGACGCGGCGACGGCGGCCGTGTCCGCGCTCGCCGCGCACGCGGGCGCGTGGGCGGCGCGTGTGCACGAGGTGCGCGCGACAGCGGACGCGGTACGGGTCGCGCGCGCCGTCGAGGGAGCGCGCACGGAGAACAACGCGCCGGGCGCGGCCGGCCGTGAAGGAGCCCGGTGA
- a CDS encoding nuclear transport factor 2 family protein has translation MSAPHTDVEQVGLANTAFYEALERGDFEQLSTLWLTPSDLGVDEEYHDPADVGVISCVHPGWPVLTGRGDVLRSYALIMANTDYIQFFLTDVHVSVTGDTALVTCTENILSGGPAPEGGEELGPLVGQLVVATNVFRRTSDGWKIWSHHASPVLAESDEDEAEDTPSA, from the coding sequence GTGAGCGCCCCCCACACCGACGTGGAACAGGTCGGACTCGCCAACACCGCCTTCTACGAGGCACTGGAGCGGGGCGACTTCGAACAACTCTCCACGCTCTGGCTCACCCCGTCCGACCTGGGAGTGGACGAGGAGTACCACGATCCGGCGGACGTCGGCGTGATCTCCTGCGTGCACCCCGGCTGGCCCGTGCTCACCGGCCGCGGCGACGTGCTCAGGTCGTACGCGTTGATCATGGCGAACACGGACTACATCCAGTTCTTCCTCACCGACGTGCATGTCTCCGTCACCGGCGACACCGCCCTGGTCACCTGCACGGAGAACATCCTCAGCGGCGGCCCCGCCCCGGAGGGCGGCGAGGAACTCGGCCCCCTCGTGGGCCAGCTGGTGGTCGCCACGAACGTCTTCCGCCGCACCTCCGACGGCTGGAAAATCTGGTCGCACCACGCCTCACCGGTGCTGGCCGAGAGCGACGAGGACGAAGCCGAGGACACCCCCTCCGCCTGA
- the folB gene encoding dihydroneopterin aldolase — MDRVALRGLKARGHHGVFPKEREEGQTFIVDLALGLDTRPAAADDDLTKTVHYGVVAEEVVAVVEGEPVNLVETLAERIAQTCLKHEAVQEVEVRVHKPDAPITVPFDDVTVTITRSRV, encoded by the coding sequence GTGGATCGTGTCGCGCTGCGCGGCCTCAAGGCCCGTGGACACCACGGTGTGTTCCCCAAGGAACGCGAGGAGGGCCAGACCTTCATCGTGGACCTCGCCCTCGGCCTGGACACCCGGCCGGCCGCCGCCGACGACGACCTGACGAAGACCGTGCACTACGGCGTCGTGGCGGAGGAGGTCGTGGCCGTCGTCGAGGGCGAGCCCGTCAACCTCGTCGAGACACTCGCCGAACGCATCGCCCAGACCTGTCTGAAGCACGAAGCGGTCCAGGAGGTCGAGGTCCGCGTCCACAAACCGGACGCCCCGATCACGGTCCCCTTCGACGACGTCACCGTCACCATCACCCGGAGCCGAGTATGA
- the folK gene encoding 2-amino-4-hydroxy-6-hydroxymethyldihydropteridine diphosphokinase — MTAFTEGHSDPTVQPVPASVVEKVDAADTTLHNPQRAVLSLGSNLGNRLETLQGAVDALEDTPGVRVKAVSPVYETEPWGVEPGSQPSYFNAVVLLKTTLPPSSLLERAHAVEEAFNRVRDERWGPRTLDVDIVAYADVVSEDPHLTLPHPRAHERAFVLAPWRDVEPEAQLPGRGPVAGLLDTLTSEGVDARKDLELRLPE, encoded by the coding sequence ATGACCGCGTTCACCGAGGGCCACAGCGACCCGACCGTTCAGCCGGTGCCCGCCTCCGTCGTCGAGAAGGTCGACGCCGCCGACACCACCCTCCACAACCCGCAGCGGGCCGTGCTCTCCCTCGGCTCCAACCTCGGCAACCGCCTGGAAACCCTCCAGGGGGCCGTCGACGCCCTCGAGGACACCCCGGGCGTGCGCGTCAAGGCGGTCTCCCCGGTCTACGAGACCGAGCCGTGGGGTGTCGAGCCGGGCAGCCAGCCCTCCTACTTCAACGCGGTCGTGCTGCTGAAGACCACCCTGCCCCCGTCCTCCCTGCTGGAGCGGGCGCACGCCGTGGAGGAGGCCTTCAACCGGGTACGGGACGAGCGCTGGGGCCCGCGCACCCTGGACGTCGACATCGTGGCGTACGCCGACGTCGTCTCCGAGGACCCGCACCTCACGCTCCCCCACCCGCGCGCCCACGAACGCGCCTTCGTCCTCGCCCCCTGGCGCGACGTCGAACCCGAGGCCCAACTGCCCGGCCGCGGCCCGGTCGCCGGTCTCCTGGACACCCTCACCAGCGAAGGCGTGGATGCCCGCAAGGACCTGGAACTCCGGCTGCCCGAGTAG
- a CDS encoding DUF3180 domain-containing protein, translating into MRELRIRLLAGVFVVAGILSWAGARLWNSIGTLPSVPLAAPIVLAVIAVVLLATALSIRARLKAQRERRPGAKGVDPLMAARAVVFGQASALVAALVAGMYGGTGVFLLESLDIPARRDQAIYAGFSVLAGIGVIAAAIFLEHVCKLPEDDDDHSTGAASAA; encoded by the coding sequence GTGAGAGAGCTTCGCATCAGGCTGCTGGCCGGCGTTTTCGTCGTGGCCGGAATCCTGTCCTGGGCGGGCGCCCGCCTCTGGAACTCGATCGGGACCCTCCCCAGCGTTCCGCTGGCCGCCCCCATCGTCCTCGCGGTGATCGCGGTGGTCCTGCTGGCCACGGCGCTCTCGATCCGCGCCCGCCTCAAGGCGCAGCGCGAACGGCGGCCCGGAGCCAAGGGCGTCGACCCGCTGATGGCGGCCCGCGCGGTCGTCTTCGGTCAGGCCAGCGCCCTGGTCGCCGCTCTCGTCGCCGGTATGTACGGCGGCACGGGCGTCTTCCTGCTGGAGTCCCTCGACATCCCCGCCCGCCGCGACCAGGCCATCTACGCCGGCTTCTCCGTCCTGGCGGGCATCGGCGTCATAGCGGCGGCCATCTTCCTGGAGCATGTCTGCAAACTCCCGGAGGACGACGACGACCACAGCACGGGAGCGGCGTCGGCGGCGTGA
- the folE gene encoding GTP cyclohydrolase I FolE, which yields MTDPVALDGDGIIGEFDEKRAESAVRELLIAVGEDPDREGLRETPGRVARAYKEIFAGLWQKPEDVLTTTFDLGHDEMVLVKDIEVLSSCEHHLVPFVGVAHVGYIPSADGKITGLSKLARLVDVYARRPQVQERLTTQVADSLMEILEPRGVIVVVECEHMCMSMRGVRKPGAKTITSAVRGQLRDPATRNEAMSLIMAR from the coding sequence ATGACCGACCCCGTGGCGCTGGACGGCGACGGAATCATCGGCGAGTTCGACGAGAAGCGCGCCGAGAGCGCCGTACGCGAACTGCTGATCGCGGTGGGCGAGGACCCCGACCGTGAGGGGCTGCGGGAGACGCCTGGCCGGGTGGCGCGCGCGTACAAGGAGATATTCGCGGGGCTGTGGCAGAAGCCCGAGGACGTGCTGACGACGACGTTCGACCTGGGCCACGACGAGATGGTGCTGGTGAAGGACATCGAGGTCCTCAGCTCCTGCGAACACCATCTGGTGCCGTTCGTCGGGGTGGCCCACGTCGGGTACATCCCGTCCGCCGACGGCAAGATCACGGGGCTCTCGAAGCTGGCCCGGCTCGTGGATGTGTACGCCCGCCGGCCTCAGGTGCAGGAGCGGCTCACCACGCAGGTCGCGGACTCGCTCATGGAGATCCTGGAGCCGCGTGGTGTGATCGTCGTCGTCGAGTGCGAGCACATGTGCATGTCGATGCGGGGAGTCCGCAAGCCCGGCGCGAAGACCATCACCTCGGCGGTCCGTGGCCAGCTGCGTGACCCCGCCACCCGCAACGAGGCGATGAGCCTCATCATGGCCCGCTGA